aaaaaaaataagaagctctaaggattaaaaatttaataacagaatttagagtttagaataaataagaaattacaacaaaaaagtGAACAAATCATATTTGAGATTGAGACTCCATTGGAAGATGTAACTAGAGTAACGATGGAGAATAACGTTACTGGGAAGAAGGACGACGAGGCTGTTGAAATGGAAGACGTGGAGAATAACGACACTGAGAGGCGAACTGCTGGACGacatcaaaatattaaaataagatcaattttttcatattttttaaatcttttttacttatattgataaattaaaaaaattaactattaaaaatattattttaattttattaatattttaaaatctcATCTAAAGCGTATAACTATTATAATTACTATAATAATAATCACCATAAAGtgtagttaaaaataattaatttaataaaatattattcaattataaTAGTTGTTTATTTGAATAGTTGAAAGAACTAACATTGTTGTAATTTTATTAGTAATTCTTCTGATCATGAGATAGAAGACATAGATATACAGATGTACAAGCTGACATACACTTGTAATAGCAGTTTGTCATTGCATGTAAGATGCTATTCTTTGTAGCATTCAAAATTGCTCAGCTGGTCCTACTCAATAAGACCACACAGTATAATGACAGAAACAATactatttaaatatttctatctGTCTGTTTGTGAGTGACTAAGTGAAAAGGAGAATGATTGAAGAATGTTTAAAGAATAATTGTAGTATTCCCTagagagaataataaattaGGAATACATATATGTGCTATATAAAACTGTAAGGACTAGACGTTCTCATATGGATTTTCATGTTAATAAAGGTAATTGGGACCAATCACAAGTGGAAAACGACGATGTATATATACCAAACGGATTCTCATATATTCGTCTTAGTATAATTCTTTTAACATAGTCTTTAGTACTTATTAGACAACCAAATCAACGTATACAGGGGTAACTTTATACAATGGAATGAAACTTTTAGTATAATAGTTAATATCGATTTTAATGTTTAAAACAGATCCATGTGTATATTTGCTCTTCTTTCGGTTTATAAGTTATTATTAAAAAAGGCAATAAGTTAAGGACCATTTTATTGTTCTTATGTACAAAAGTTTCTCCGAGTCTTATTGCAATATTGATGGTCCAGTATTTGAGGAGATATGATGTTTGACCATTTATGACTTATATCAGTATCATGTGGTGATGATTGATGCACAACCGCACGGAAAAgagatgcatatatggttacaATTTTTGTTGGACAGCTTATTACAATATTCCTTTtgataagtgttgtgaaacTTCGAGATATGTTCAAATGtctctgaattttttttattttttatcaaaacagTTAAATATAgcaaatacaaaaactcaagAAAATATGTAGTGTTGTTATACagttcctaattttttttaacattgtatatatatatcagACTTTTTATCAAGACAGTTAAACATAgcaaatacaaaaacaaaaaaatattcgtACTTCGTAGTATTGTTATAtataaacctaatcctaatttagAATCAAATTTGTGTTAAgacttaaattataaaaaaaaacatgatatgctattttgttttcacctttgtgggttgaattttaattactttatgTTATAGATAAGTTTTACTTGAATATCTTACGagtgatttttaaattcttttcacAAAAgtttcatcattaaaaattttcgtATAAATGCGGAAAACAGAAATCTCGTGAGAAATTTGGAGAGGTAGAAAATATAGGTAAAATACAATATTAtctactaataaaaaaatacaatattatCCATGAAAAGAATGGAAGTAAGACAAAGaggaatttttaatttgagaacGGATGTAAGGAGGCACCCCACTTCATTTTGCGCTATTGATATCCTAATCTTAATGTTTGTTATTTTGGAATTTTACAGAGtctaatttctctatttttttggatgtttttaaaaagaaattatgagtaactaatattttttactttacttTCTAATCaacattaataattttttttttatcttttaccgTAAAAGTATTAACCCTCTAACaatcttttttataaaagaaaatttttaagtgacaaataccttttcttttttatttttgttttacttttaagcgttatattagttttttgtgtaaatgaataaaaatattaatggataatttaaatatatatatatatatataaatatcatatcaataatattttNAAATTATTCATTAACAGAAAGCCACCAAACTAATTGCTCtaactttatatttatatataacatACAAATTAAACTCATCATTTCCTCCCAAACATTCTTAATTCAATTTATCATTCCTGATATATGTGCATGTCATTAGTGGTTAATATATAGACACGCCTATGTAACTTCATGTCCTATTAtgctatatattttatattatcagaTAGACTCTAGACACTGTTGAAGAAACGGaatcttattttattgtgtaaattgttaataaaaaatatatataattaaaaaataaaaaatcaataaatatcaAATCAGACTTTGGattcattattaattaaaaaagttgGTTCAGTGAAACAACAAAtgtacttttaaaaataattaatttttcgaGAGATTCGTTATGTTGATCTCAAATCGACATTTATAaagatatataaaagaacaaataaaaaaatgtttggaTCATTCCTGTTCCCATAGATTAGTTTTTAGCCGCCATTAACAATCACAATTAATAGCTACAAGGTTGATACTTGATACAATAATGAATAATTATAACTCTTCTGACGGTTTTCTTATCCATTTTAAGAGCATAAAATTAaggtttttaatagaaaaatattgatatatattccaatatattaataataacttagAAAACCGTCTCAGTTAGAAGTTTAGAAATGTTTAGCCGTTAATACTACTCTTTCCTTGCATTTGGGTTATATTTGAACCAATGTTGAtcaactttttatatttttttattaaacataTTGGACTTCAGATaatcttttatgtttttcttaaaatatgtTAACTAGTGCTTAGCTTTTAAGAGATATTATTAAGCAACCAAATTCATTTTAATATAACTATTATTCATATTCAATCTAGGAATTCATCGGATACATGCATATaataatacaaaagaaaaaaaatgatgcatgttaaaagaaaaaaataaataaaataagacattgcatataaaagaaaaaaattattcgtATTCATATAAAAGCGTGTTCATATAAATTGTTACGAAAATCATAATTGATGcatgttaaaaagaaaaaaaaaatcaaataaatcattGCATGTTTTGTTTCTCTTCCCCTTACTTTATGATTAGTCTATGTAGCTATGCTGGTCGTATcttaacataattttaaatctttGTGTCTAAAAATAAGAGTTCAATTTTAACGaatcctaaaaataaaaaaataacataaaacaaaaaaaatatacaaaaatatacaaaaataaaacaaatttgaaaaaattcttaccaaaaaactatattaaaaatataaacattgATGTGTCTTCCCCAATAAACTTTAACTTTTAGCATTTTCATGACTCTCCAACTATGAGGCCTCAAtttggaaaatgaagaaaatttTGATCGGTTATATGATAAAAAGGGTTGTTGAAGTAACAAATGAATGAAGAATGAAGGACCGGAGCAGCTTGCTAATGAAAATTGTATGATTGGCACCATATCTGGTAGGCCATGgggggggagagagagagagagatgaaaGCATTAGCCCGTGATTGAGCGAGTGAGGCAACAAGTTAACTTGCTTGAAATTAAATCCCCCACACTTGGGTGTCCTTCACTACATGACAATTTCCAACTCCCACATACAGACAACACCCTGGCCGGCTGCTTCACATGCCTTCCTCTATTCCTCAACCACGGCGACTCTCTTTTCTAGCCACCCATGAATaccttctgcttctgcttctgcttcttgtCCTCACCAAAATTAAACACAGCCTTCTCTTTCTCCCACACACTTTGACTTTAGGCCTACACTTGTTTTCTTGGGAGTAGAGTCGTCTATGCCACCACGATCATCATCACCAGTGACCAGTCTCTTTTTCGGATGAACAAGGGATAACATAACATCCTCACCAAAAATTAAACCTCCATGACATGTCTAATTCAAACCCACAAGATATTGGTTCGTTTCCCAACACACACTACTACAGTACTACTAGTCAGGTCACTTTCCCCCTTTTCCCCTGCTACTACCCTCTGATTTCCCCCTTAATTATTCCACGCTTCAAttccttttgttttctttcactCTACAATGCAATATACACTCACTACCTTCTCTAACTCTTCAATGACGCAATTCACCACAAAAATACCACCACCTTTGCATCCCTACAACTTTTCATTTTCAaaccctaataataataatattatgaacAAGAACCAACAAATTCCTAGGACTAGGCCCTGNNNNNNNNNTAAGTCACTACCTACTTCCACCACCTTCGGTGACGCCACTTGCATGGAACAGTTACTTGTTCACTGCGCCAACGCTATTGAAACCAACGACGTAACCCTCGCTCAGCAGATTCTCTGGGTTCTAAACAACATAGCTCCACCTGACGGCGATTCCAATCAGCGACTCGCCGGAAGCTTCCTCAGAGCCCTAACCGCACGCGCCGCGAATACTGGAAGCTGCAAGATGCTCGCCGCTGTAGCTGACGCCGCTGCTAGCCGTAACAGCCTCGCCATCGAAACGCACAGATTCTCTGTCATCGAGCTGGCAAACTTCGTTGACCTCACTCCATGGCACAGGTTCGGGTTCACCGCCGCCAACGCCGCCATTTTAGAAGCCACGGAAGGGTTCTCGGTGATCCACATCGTGGATTTGAGCTTGACGCACTGCATGCAGATCCCGACGCTGATCGACGCCATCGCTGGCCGCCACGAGGTGCCTCCTGTAATCAAGCTCACGGTTCCCGGTGCCGCCTTCAGAGAAGGTAACATCAATATCCCTCCATTACTCGATCTTTCTTACGAGGAATTAGGCGCGAAGTTGGTCAACTTCGCTAGGTCGAAGAACGTGGTCATGGAATTCAGCGTTGTTTCTTCGAGTTACGCTGATGGATTCGCCTCTTTGATCGAACACCTGAGAGTGCAACATATAGTTTCCGTTGCAGAAGGTCATCGTCCAAACGAAGCTTTGGTTATTAACTGTCACATGATGCTTCATTACATTCCCGATGAAACTGCACtagttcatcatcatcatgaaacaGATTCGAATTTAAACCCTTTTATTGTTCATGAttactcttcttcttcgtcaTCTCCTTCATCTTCATCGTCGTCATTGCGGTCAATGTTTCTTAAGGCGGTTCGGAGTTTGGAACCTACAATTATGATTTTGGTAGATGAGGACGTGGATTTGATATCAAATAACTTGGTGTGTAGGCTAAGGTCTGCGTTCAATTATCTGTGGATACCGTACGACACGGTGGACACGTTCCTTCCTCGAGGCAGCAAGCAAAGGCAGTGGTATGAAGCTGACATATGTTGGAAGATTGAGAACGTGATAGCGCATGAAGGGGCTGAGAGGGTGGAGAGGGTTGAGCCCAAGAGCAAGTGGGAGCAAAGGATGAGGAATGCGAGCTTCCATGGGATTGGATTCAGTGAGGAATCGATTTCTGAGGTGAAGGGGATGCTGGATGAACATGCTGCTGGTTGGGGTGTTAAGAAGGAAGATGACAATCTTCTTCTCACTTGGAAAGGCCATAATGTTATCTTTGCTTCAGCTTGGTTACCTGCTTAGTATCTGTAATCTTATCAGTAATAAAGCTTCAATCTTCAATCATGAATGTTTCTTAATCATGTActactagttttttttttctatagatTCTTCTTCCTTCTACATTGTATTTCTGGGAGTAGGTGagattttttatttccttttaaattttagattataGATAGTATACATTTAGTTTATCTTATAGTAGTAATTCAGTAGGTAGCAAGAAATTGTGTCTTCTTGTATCATTCACTCTTTATCTTTATCATCATACCTGTTAGGTTGTCATTGATAACGCTGTATTTTAATTTCGAGTTACAAAAACTTGATATGATGAATGCTAAATGTTACTACTCTTCTCTAGTTAAGAACATATAATTAATAACTCTTCGAACATCTCTATTAGTTCTCCAATTTTAACCTAGTAAGGGTACGTTGCTTCCATCACTTAAGGTAGTTCCTcatataatttcaattttaagttACTATATAACTGTGCTGCTATAATAGATTTGTTATTTGTCCTGCTTCGCTTTTCTGCTTAGATGCTATCTCGATTTCCTAAACTATATTTCAGaaagataattatatattagctattaaaattagctaccattttaaaatacatgttgaaatataaatatacattaaaaataaattaaataataaatatatttatacataaatatattgataactGATTTAGTGACTagttttagtgtataaataatattttttaataataaattctgatgtAGACGGTTGATAATGGCACCACTTTATTTTTGATCGATGTTGAAAATGGCTCCTGAGTCTTGAATCTTCTTGATTACCAATCAAATAATCTTCATTGCGGAGCTAGAAGCAATTCCGCTGTGTTGAGTGCAACTGCATGTATAAACAACATTTTACAACGGATTTTTTTCACCACCGTTTTCGTGCAATTGCAAACATATACGTGATATAAGGCATTGCTTTTTGTTGCAACTACCAACTAGGGTTATAACACAAAAACGTTATTTATATAACTTCTATCACATCTTGAATTTAAACTTTCATTTCTGGaatcttaaattatatataaggaaaaaaacaataaatttatcttttaaaagaataatttaattttgatatatttttaatgtaaaatcGTATTATACGTGCATTCAATCATATAATATCACATGCATTAACAGAAATAACTACTTTTTACATTGATggcataaataattatttaaaaaaaataattataatcataCAACTGTATAAAAACATTTTACATtgttaatacataaaaattaaactcttaaaataatacaaaatgaCGACCAACCCTTCTAGTAAAAGAAATAGGCTTAATTGATATTAATCTAAATGtaagacaaaaacaaaaaatattaattatatgatatttctcttttttttattaataccGAATAAAATGTGCATTTTAAACACGCAAAAGGAGAgataaaattaacatttctCAGTATATAGTATTTatatggaatattatatttgtAAGAGTTTTGACATCTTGAAAGTGTGgcataaatatgaaataagtATATACtattgttacggtgggtaaccggagattaatagaatagatggcgtaggttggcccaatcgtccACGGATGGTGAGCTCCGAGTTGGTTTGCACGCTGGAGCCTCCTTTCGACTTGAATACGTgggtgaatggggggtggtacctgcaaagacactccgatgcctaagttagcaagggtgtgagcaggtctagagagtattgggcttagagatacctgaggggtgtcagtgtatttatagtggtgaaccaataaccaccgttggagtagtgccgtatctttagggtgttaaccgtcccattatcttagggaggttaagatatggctttatgaagcggttagagagattttaggggcggttactcatttgaatgagtatttatctgccagctaatctcatgcccgacttctttagagtaagtcgtggttgataccgacttcttatgtgaaggtcggtacttagctaggcttaatccttTGGACTAGGCCTTTTATTTNNNNNNNNNNNNNNNNNNNNNNNNNNNNNNNNNNNNNNNNNNNNNNNNNNNNNNNNNNNNNNNNNNNNNNNNNNNNNNNNNNNNNNNNNNNNNNNNNNNNNNNNNNNNNNNNNNNNNNNNNNNNNNNNNNNNNNNNNNNNNNNNNNNNNNNTTTCAAATTTCTTCTTACTTTGTTCGTGCTTCATTCTTGCATTCGGAGACCTCTGCTTCTTTCAACCTTTGCTTTCGGATAAAGGTTAGTGTTTTACCTTTATGACATGCTTTGTGATTGCATGCTTTTATATTCTTTGGAGAGGGAGAAGTGACGTTGTAGCCTTTCGTATCCTCTTAGGGACTCtcgttttttattctttttcctttttcctttgtaGATTTTCGTcgtatttttagaaaaatgtcTTCTGTAGAAGCTCTTTCTCAATGGGTTGATGTCACAGTCCTAGGAGAGGAACCTTTGGTTGATGCGGAGTTTATTACTCATCTTCGTACTCACCACAGGATTTGTGTTTCTGAGGATGACGAGCCGAAGTATGAGTTGGTAGTCCCGGGTCCAGAAGACCGGGTTTGCTTTGGGAGGGCCAATGAGGCGTCTTCTCATTTcttctttatgtatgaatgtatgatcacccgtctgggtgtttttcttcctttttcggATTTTGAGATGTCTGTTTTGCACCACTGTCGAGTTGCCCCtacccaacttcaccccaactcttggggttttctgaaaatttatcaatttattagtCAAGCTTTGGACTTCCCGActtctttgaggattttcttttttcttttccatatgactaagccctttagtgggctaaacaacaaacagcaatgggtatccttccgagccatacaaggtcggaggattttcaccctttttgacgaatccttccatgacttcaaaaattattttttcaaagtgcaagctgtagagggtcaccaccacTTTTTTCTGGATGATAACTTTTCTCCTCGCTTTCCCTTATACTGGCTGGAGGCCTCCCCTTGTGAGAAATATGGTCTGGATGACCTGGATGAAGTAGAGGCTGCCATTGtggggttcctccgagaagtgtgggggagggccccatattTGGATACTAAGAAGTTTCTCCAAGGGTCTTCGACCTTTATCCAGGCGCAGCTAGGtagctttttctttaatttccgaCTTATCGACTGATCATTCCGACTTGTTTGATTCCTTagctattgtttttcttttttagaaaTGGCTAAGACAAATGCTCAAGAATCTTTCCAGAGAGTCCAGGAGGCTAAGGCTAAGTCTCGCGCTCGGGCCGGTGGTGCCAGGgttatctctcctcctcctcctcctcggaACGTTGGGACTCTTTCCAAGCCcattgtaatttcttcttcAGCTCTCCCTCAGCCGCTCCCCGTCGTTCGACCTTCCCCTGATCCAAAGAAGCGCAAAACTTTAGAGTCTGGTGCTTCTAGTgaggttaaggcggatgctaTTGAGTTTGTCCGAAAGAATATCTATCCCCATGTTCGTATAGGCATGGATGATATGTCTTTTCGGAGTCACCTTACCACTATGGTCGAGGAGAGTCTCAAGGCGGCGGGGGTTTGTGGCAAGctcttggatatttttgaaaaggccCCTCTCAGCTCTTTAGGGACGACCTCGAAGGTCGAGGAGCTGGAGGGAAGGCTTCGCTCATATCAGGAGCATGAGGGAGAGTTGAAGAAGGAGATCGCCAAGCTGAGGGAGGAGAGAGATACCTTCCGGGAGAAAGGGAAGGTTTTGCAGGCCCAGTATAACATGGAGATGGAGTTGAGGAAGACAGCGCAGGCCAGCTATCAAAGTTTATTCAaagatcttgtgtctgtgaagaaTGATCTGTTGAATTCTCGGAAGGCATATGATGAGTTGGAGGACTCAATTGCTGATGgcgccgaggagtcttggaggaTTTTCTTGGAGCAAGTCAGGGTAATtgctcccgacttggatctttctcctttacatcctgaCAAAGTTGTTATTGATGGTGCCATCGTAGATCCTCCTGCCCCCGTAATCGTTTCCGAGTCAGaattgaagactcgggggcagaggattattgagtcCCCTCCTCATTCTAAAGATGCTCCGAGTTCTTCAGTAGTTCCTCCTATCTCTTCATCTCCCATGGATACCTCTGGTGGCGCTCCTCTTGATTCCGGTGGTGGTGATCTTTCTAAAAAATGATTTGTGGCTATATGGGTCCGGCCTGTGGGCCCCCgtttttaaactctttatttatttcttgttgGTGGCTTTTGAACAATTTTCTTTGGCCTTTtgaggccgtaaacaaaatattttatgcgTACCCTTTTTAATAAGggttttaacaaaataaataccctttttttttggataagggtttaagttaccttatACTCGCATGCCTTTTTGATTTTCTGAATTCCCCTTGATCTTTTTCTGAAAACCTTTCCTATTGGTTCGTCTGTTTTTCCGAACCTTTTTGTTTAAGGACTTTTAGGCAGCCTTTAAACTTTTTCCTAGGTTTTTCGATCTCTTTTTGTTATTCCTTACGCCCAACCACGCTTTATTAGgtttttatgacttaggttatttttgcgatgcgttttCCTTTTGCTCGGTTCCTCCTTCCGACTTTTGAATCGAAGTGTTTTCGAGCTTTCCTACTCGGAGTTTCGTCCTGACTTATGAGTCGGGTTGTTTCCGAGTTGTCTACGATCGGcttatataacctctttacgccgacttgtacctcgtcgttttatcctgatgACCATCTAGGTCAGTTTATGGGATTTTCAcattttgtcgagcttaagtcggcgcgtttcgtagaaagacttagaaaaataaaaaaggactttataagagatattgtaaatggaaaagatctttattaattagggaggtaccttcttgctactaagggtcttAATAGTctattttcccttagcctctactatgatacctcattaaaaacccttctccagaaaaaacccttttgggaaaaaatcgtgaagttgggaaaagagtatatcagggagtagagttcgcttttaactgtagtaccttttcatattacaagcatgccatgaccttggtaacTCGGTGCCGTTCAGGTCGGTTATTTTATAATAACCCTTTCCTAAAACTTCGTTgactttgtatggtcccttccaatttgcggcgagctttccttctcctgatttgttgactccaatgtcgtttctgattaagACCAAGTCATCCTGGGCgaatgttcttcgaatgacttttttgttgtaccttgtagtcatcctttgtttcaatgctgcttctcttatctgggcatcttctcggacttcggggagcaagtcgagctcctctttaTGTCCCCGTATGTTTCCGACCTCGtcatggagaattacccttgggctttgctcattgatttctattggaatcatggcttctacgccatagactagtcggaaaggtgtttctcccgtggcggattggggggttgtcctataagcccatagcacttgagggagctcttcagcgCAAGCTCCTTTTGCTTCCTGCAATCTCTTCTTTAGCCCtgctagtatgactttgttggctgcctcggcttgcccattggcttgtgggtgctccacCGAGGTAAACtggtgtttgattttcataTGGCTACTAAGCTTCTGAAGGTAGCgcgtcggtgaattgggttccgttgtctgtagtgatggaataaggtatcccatatcttgtgatgatatttttgtagaggaacctccgACTTCTTTGGGCGGTGATGGTAGCCAacggttctgcttctatccactttgtgaaataatctattcccacgatcaggtatttgacttgtcctggcgcttggagaaaaggacctaacaagtccattccccattttgcaaaaggccatggagaagtgatactgataagctcttctggtggagccacgtggaaatttgcatgcatctgacatggttgacattttttcacaaattctgtggcatctttctgcaaggtcggccaatagaatcctgctcggattactttcct
The Arachis duranensis cultivar V14167 chromosome 5, aradu.V14167.gnm2.J7QH, whole genome shotgun sequence genome window above contains:
- the LOC107487668 gene encoding scarecrow-like protein 32 — encoded protein: MQYTLTTFSNSSMTQFTTKIPPPLHPYNFSFSNPNNNNIMNKNQQIPRTRPXXXXKSLPTSTTFGDATCMEQLLVHCANAIETNDVTLAQQILWVLNNIAPPDGDSNQRLAGSFLRALTARAANTGSCKMLAAVADAAASRNSLAIETHRFSVIELANFVDLTPWHRFGFTAANAAILEATEGFSVIHIVDLSLTHCMQIPTLIDAIAGRHEVPPVIKLTVPGAAFREGNINIPPLLDLSYEELGAKLVNFARSKNVVMEFSVVSSSYADGFASLIEHLRVQHIVSVAEGHRPNEALVINCHMMLHYIPDETALVHHHHETDSNLNPFIVHDYSSSSSSPSSSSSSLRSMFLKAVRSLEPTIMILVDEDVDLISNNLVCRLRSAFNYLWIPYDTVDTFLPRGSKQRQWYEADICWKIENVIAHEGAERVERVEPKSKWEQRMRNASFHGIGFSEESISEVKGMLDEHAAGWGVKKEDDNLLLTWKGHNVIFASAWLPA